A segment of the Coccidioides posadasii str. Silveira chromosome 7, complete sequence genome:
TCGTACAGTTGAAGTCGGGAGGAGGCTCCTTTCTCGAATCATACGAACGTAGAAGTGTCGCGGGTCCATTTCTGGGTGTTCCTTTGAAATACGCAGTTATAGCTctgtcaaaaaaaaaagggaatcagtaaaataaaacaaaactgACATAATCGACGCTCAAGATCCACAAAAAAGTCTCGCCCATCAATCCCTTTATGACTATTGGGATGGAAAGCTCAAGTCTGGATACTGATAATGGAACGGGGCCACTCACGTTTTCGTCCGATTTTCTCTATTGTCATATAATAAAGCGTCAGGATTTCCCCATCTTGATGACTCATTCATGGTGGAATAAGGCGACCGACTCGTCATGGTCGGCGACAAGAGCGGCGGCGAAGGTGACAGCTGCCCACTACTGGTACTCAAAGTGCGAGATAGATGTGCGCTGGATCGGCTCAGCCGTTTTGGTGGGAGGGCGGATGCGACGCTGGTGGACGACGGGCACGACAAAGCGGTATCCATGTAATTGCTTCCTGAAAGTGACGGCGAGCTTCCATCATTTCCTTCTGATTCAGAGACTGTGTATTCCCGAACGCACTGACGGATTGCTTGTTCCAGCCTTGATGCCTTGAACAATGTTGATCGATACGGAATGCCGGCAATTGTCTTGTCCGTCTCAAAGACATATTTCGTCAGGCGAGGATAGATATTCTTGCATGTTTCTATGTCAAGCCGCAGACGGCCCAGCATCAAAGCGATGAGCCCGCCGGTTCCGGCTCCAGCGATGAGATCGAAGTGGTCGCATGGTTTAGGTATTTGATCACGTCGCGGTGCGGTTCCCTCCGACTCTACGTATGCTCGGTACATCAACTCTTGGAGGATGATTAGCATCGAATATCCACGCACTCCGCCGCCATCTAAAATCGAAGCGCACAGCACACATTAGTTTAGGTTTCTGGCATTGGCAAGCGCAGGAGTCTGGATGTTGCGCCACCTTTGCGGAGCGAATTAACAAGAACGACTCACCGAGGCACAGTATCCGCAGCGGCGGGCCCTTCGTGGTGTCTTTTCGACGTACCGTCGTCGCCGTGACGTTCTCCATGGTGGAAGAGCGAAATGGATGTCAATGTGTGGAAATGAAGCGCTGACCGTCTTTTCAGCCTTACGCCGCTCCTTAGATAAGCTTCCCCACAGTCCGATGGCCGACCTGAGCACAAAAATCTATGACTCTTGTGTCTCTCCTCTCGAACAGGGGTGATAAAGGctttgcaggaaacagagaGTTGAAATTCAAGGAAACGGGCTGGAGGGCGGTGGATAAGAATGACAACGAGATTCTAGAAGGAGGGCGAAGTCtgatttattttattttggtAATGGAACGATCTCGTTGGTTGAACGAAAGACGATGGTGGGAGGGAGCCTGCGAAAGGCGAATCACAACACGAAGAAATGGCCTGCATGCAAGCCCAGGAACAAGGTCGGTCGTGACAGGGCGCTTCCAAGCGACGAGGCCGTTACAGCCCAAAACCCTGCCTACATGCCAACGCCATCAAACCACCGGTCAACGACGCGAAGCTTTGATGATATTTGTACATGGAGAATGCTCAAGAACAGCAGGAGCACATACACCGATGATTCATGCAAAAAGCCGGCTAACGGTTAAAGGCGTCCACGGTTTTGGCTGCGCTATGGTTAACCTTGGAAATCTAAACGCAAAAATGCCTGGTGTTTTTGGAAAGGGATACATTGTTCCCTAGAGCTACCACAATCCGCATTGGAAATCAGCTGTCGACACGTATCTTCTTAGTGGAGAGGCAgaccttcttttttttctcccctAAAGGCCGAGCAGAACGGTTACCAGCTGCTGCAACTCAAGAGCATGCAGCATCAACATCATGCCGCCTTTTCACTCGCACCAACAATCATGCAAATCAGCCCCGGTTTGTGTGGAAATGCAGTGGATGATGTCATCATGTGGCAGCCTTCATGTTCCAGCCACACACACAGCCATGTGGCGCAGTCATCTGGCCACAACGAGATCACGTGGAGATAAACGTGTGCTGAGTCAGCATTCCCCTGACAGCCAAAGCGACCGGGGAGCGACCCGGTTTCCTAAAAGGGCAATTCAATCCGGAGTTGTCCAGGTCGGGTATTGTGAGGCTGACAAAGCAGCCGATACCCCAGAGCCGCCCTGTCCGGGGCTAGTCGGCCCTGTTGTACCGTGAGCGTTGGCAAAGGTGGGACAGCCCTATATGAAGGCCCCTCTTCGCCCATCAGCCCAACGTCGCCTGATCACAACCCTTGGGTCTCTAAGAACTTACAGCACCCAAAGTATATAGCTCTTAAGTACGCCGCAAGTATGAAGATAAGCCAGGTAAGTAGAATATCATAGCTCCTTGATGTGCCGTTCACACCAATTCTATCTGAATTTACGATCCAATCTATCAATCCCATGTCTAGTAGTTAGGTAGCTGGATGGTCTTGCTTAGATTATGCTCTCCTCCTTCTATAGCTCTACGTCTATCCCATCAAGTCCCTCCGGCCAACTGCCCTCTCCGAATCTGAGCTGACAATTCATGGATTTCCTCACGACCGCCATTTTATGCTCCTTAAAGTGGAAGAGGACGGCCGCCTGGTCA
Coding sequences within it:
- a CDS encoding uncharacterized protein (EggNog:ENOG410PJWY~COG:S): MENVTATTVRRKDTTKGPPLRILCLDGGGVRGYSMLIILQELMYRAYVESEGTAPRRDQIPKPCDHFDLIAGAGTGGLIALMLGRLRLDIETCKNIYPRLTKYVFETDKTIAGIPYRSTLFKASRLEQAIRQCVREYTVSESEGNDGSSPSLSGSNYMDTALSCPSSTSVASALPPKRLSRSSAHLSRTLSTSSGQLSPSPPLLSPTMTSRSPYSTMNESSRWGNPDALLYDNRENRTKTAITAYFKGTPRNGPATLLRSYDSRKEPPPDFNCTIWQAGRATGAMLHHFKPIQIGQQVFLDEGGGKFNPSPQILDEATVNEWPGRDVGIFVSVGTGKRPSGTSNRTHEWWKDVFVEFAEARRNLISKIEGCETIHHTC